One segment of Prionailurus bengalensis isolate Pbe53 chromosome D4, Fcat_Pben_1.1_paternal_pri, whole genome shotgun sequence DNA contains the following:
- the LOC122475103 gene encoding 14-3-3 protein epsilon-like, with translation MDNKFGGAAIFAAQTQSERLREWETLSASIRRADPSGATSATDNRKDLVYQAKLAEQAERYDEMVESMKKVAGMDVELTVEERNLLSVAYKNVIGARRASWRIISSIEQKEENKGGEDKLKMIREYRQMVETELKLICCDILDVLDKHLIPAANTGESKVFYYKMKGDYHRYLAEFATGNDRKEAAENSLVAYKAASDIAMTELPPTHPIRLGLALNFSVFSYEILNSPDRACRLAKAAFDDAIAELDTLSEESYKDSTLIMQLLRDNLTLWTSDMQGDGEEQNKEALQDVEDENQ, from the exons ATGGACAACAA atttggaGGCGCCGCCATTTTTGCTGCCCAGACACAGAGCGAGAGgctgagagagtgggagacactaTCCGCTTCCATCCGTCGCGCAGACCCTTCCGGAGCCACTTCCGCTACGGATAATCGGAAGGATCTGGTGTACCAGGCGAAGCTGGCCGAGCAGGCTGAGCGATACGACGAAATGGTGGAATCGATGAAGAAAGTAGCAGGGATGGATGTGGAGTTGACAGTTGAAGAAAGAAACCTCCTATCTGTTGCATATAAAAATGTGATTGGAGCCAGAAGAGCTTCCTGGAGAATAATCAGCAGCAttgaacagaaagaagaaaacaagggagGAGAAGACAAACTAAAAATGATTCGGGAATATCGGCAAATGGTTGAGACTGAGCTAAAGTTAATCTGTTGTGACATTCTGGATGTACTGGACAAACACCTCATTCCAGCAGCTAACACTGGCGAGTCCAAGgttttctattataaaatgaAAGGGGACTACCACAGGTATCTGGCTGAATTTGCCACAGGAAATGACAGGAAGGAGGCTGCGGAGAACAGCCTGGTGGCTTATAAAGCTGCTAGTGATATTGCAATGACAGAACTTCCACCAACGCATCCTATTCGCTTAGGTCTTGCTCTCAATTTCTCCGTATTCTCCTATGAAATTCTTAATTCCCCTGACCGTGCCTGCAGGTTGGCAAAAGCAGCTTTTGATGATGCAATTGCAGAACTGGATACGCTGAGTGAAGAAAGCTATAAGGACTCTACACTTATCATGCAGTTGTTACGTGATAATCTGACACTATGGACTTCAGACATGCAGGGTGATGGTGAAGAGCAGAATAAAGAAGCGCTGCAGGATGTGGAAGACGAAAATCAGTGA